AAGACGAAGCAGCTATTTAGACGCTAACTCTCTTTCCTCTGAGCCGAACAATAAAAAAAAGCTGCAGATGCAGCTTTTTTTATACCCGCTGGTAATCGAGTGACTAATTGTTTAACAATGGGTTATTAGGGTAGTTAGCCGCAATAACTTGCAGTGTGTTTCGTTTTAATTCGTCTAATCCTAATGCTTGATAGCATTCAACCATCAGCTCAAGAGCCGCTTCTGTTTCTTGCGTTGGTGCATAGTATTCAACGATATAGCGGGCACGATTAGCGGCAGAGACATAAGCCTCACGCTTTAAGTAAAATTTAGCGACTGCAAGTTCGTATTGAGCTAAGCGAGATTTAATCGCAATCATTCGCTTTCTCGCGTCAGCAGCGTATTTACTGTCTGGGTACTCATCAACGATTTTACGCAAATCTTTAAAGGCATCTCGTGATGCGCTTGGATCGCGATCTGAGCGGTCAATACCCGCTAAATCTTGGAATAAGTTTTCTTCAGTTGCCACGTTAATTAAAGCGCGCATGTAGTACACATAGTCGACGTTAGCATGCTTAGGGTTTAATCGTAAAAAGCGGTCGGCTAACGCAATACCTTGCTCGGAATTACCTGTTTTATAATAAGCAAACAATAAGTCTAATTGCACTTGGTGCGAGATAGGGCCAAATGGAAAGCGAGAATCAATAGCAGATAAAATTTGAATAGCTTTTTGATATAAGCCGTTATCAAGCGCTTCGCGGGCGTCAACAAACAATGCTTGGGCGGAACGGTCAGGTACTTTTTCAATATCAGTATCAGAAGAAGAGCAGCCAGCAAGCGATACTACTGCGGCTAACACTAAAGCTCTTAAGGTCAATTTATCCATAGACTCGATTATCACTAGGTTGTTTTCGTTAAAATTGTTATGAAAGCCCTAAACAAAAGGGTAAAATGCTTTTCTTTTTTTGTTGAGCAGCATTCTAACTCAGCATTCTTGCCTTGCACAGTGCAAATACTAATTTGATAGCAAAGAGATTTTAATGGCCGAAATTATCCAACATCAAGAAACTGTTCCACAATCCTGCTTAGGAAAACGTTTAGACCAAGCATTAGCGGAAATGTTTCCTGATTATTCGCGTTCACGCCTAAAAGAATGGATTTTAGCGGGTAATGTTAAGTTAGACGGCAAGGTTGTCACCAAAGCGCGCGAAAAAGTGTTTGGTGAAGAAACCGTTGAAATTGATGCCACCATTGAAGCGGAAGTGCGCTTTGAAC
The nucleotide sequence above comes from Thalassotalea euphylliae. Encoded proteins:
- a CDS encoding outer membrane protein assembly factor BamD translates to MDKLTLRALVLAAVVSLAGCSSSDTDIEKVPDRSAQALFVDAREALDNGLYQKAIQILSAIDSRFPFGPISHQVQLDLLFAYYKTGNSEQGIALADRFLRLNPKHANVDYVYYMRALINVATEENLFQDLAGIDRSDRDPSASRDAFKDLRKIVDEYPDSKYAADARKRMIAIKSRLAQYELAVAKFYLKREAYVSAANRARYIVEYYAPTQETEAALELMVECYQALGLDELKRNTLQVIAANYPNNPLLNN